DNA sequence from the Gopherus evgoodei ecotype Sinaloan lineage chromosome 3, rGopEvg1_v1.p, whole genome shotgun sequence genome:
TCTTATTATATGTCAACAAATCTCCGTCTCAGACCAATTATTCCCTTTTACCTAAAGTAATATCAGAGGCTGAAATCTCATCATCAAGTACACACAATTCCACTGACCTTTGCATTCTTTATGAATTCCTCACTACCCCTCCACATCTCAGTTCTAATATAATTTGTGAGGTTGGATGCTTTCCTCTTCCACCACCTATTCTGGAATGAAAATGGTAGCTTTAACACCTGCAAGATTAGGATTTGTACTGGAGGTGGCAATGCTGGAGTTTATATGAATAGCATTTGTAAACAAAGTGACAGCATTAGAATTTATTGTAGTGTTTATTGGTGCAAGTTGTGGAATGTTTTTAAGCTTTGGGCAATTTAATTTTATATGGTATGGCGTCCCAGATTGATGGTTTCCCCTTCAGGTGAGAGAATTTATGTTCTGGGCTCCCATGAGCTGTTCTAATAAAGTTGGGGTTAAATTTACTGGGGTTTACAGGGATTACCTTTCTCTTGGGATTTACACCCTTCACAAGCTCTGTTTTCTATAAATTCATCAGTGATATCTGCTGTCCGTAAGACTGAGGCTATGTGtatactacagaccttacagcagtacaactgtactgctgcagctgtgccgctgtaaggtctccccATTACAGCAGTATGCTAATGGCAGACTCCCATaggcataattaaaccacaccCCCCAATGGGCAGTAGTAgccatgttggcaggagagtgtctcccactgatatagcactgtccacactggcatttttgtcagtgaaacttgtGTCAGTCAGGGCGTATTTTTTTCCACGCGGttgaccgacaaaagttttactgacagaAGTGCTATTGTAGACATAGCCAGAATCAGGCTTTCTATTGCATATTGCAGCTCTGATTTCTTCAGGAGCCATTTTAGCAATCTTTCCAGAGTAATTATATCTAGCAGTTTATCAAAGTCACCATAAGCTTTTTCCCCCTTCACCCACTTTTTAATGTAAATCAAGAAATTTATGAGTACAATCTACATAAGTAACATTACCAGAAATTCTTAGATTTCTGAATTTTAGCCTATAAGACTCAGTGGTAATATTAAACTATTCAATATAGTTTCTCTAAACTTTACATAAATCAAAAGCCTCCTCTACCCCTAATTCATTAGATACCTCTCTGGCCTTTCCAGTCAATTTGTTTAGCAGGCATCCACTGGTCTTCATGAATTTTGTCAATATGAAAGGTGATGCTCAAAGGTGGATAAAATAGTTCAATACATTCAGAGTCTTTATGAACTGGGCAGACTTTATGTCAGTCTCTGTTATTCAGCTGTGGCTGCTGTTCCTTTTGCCTGTCTAGGACTCAGAGCTGCAGTTCATGAGCATCTTTCTCATTCTCCAGCTGTTCCATTCACATTCTGTGAGGTTCCTtttcaatttcagcctctgctcaGTGTCTCTGGTACACTCTCTCCTCTGCATCCTCACCCGTCTCCTTCATTCTAAATTCTGGCATTTTTTCTTCATGCTTTTACTGCAGCCAGTGTTTCCATTCTTTTGTTCCTATTCTGAGCAAATTGGTCATCTCCTGATCTGAGATGTTCCCTGTGTTAGTGTCACCAGGTATAaatctaggtaactcgggagAGTGGTAGATCACAAGTGTCactgaagccctcctgttgtaggcctcagtgaaccattgttcctccatgttcaacactttgtgtaacctagtgtaacctaatgtactaatagttgcaaaaatgtaatgttagcagttagtttttggttgtagcAGCCAGTTCTTTGCTGTAATACATTAAAGCTAGgctgaagcaagtttcaaggccacttttagatacagcatacatgtctctgcagcagaaagggggagagggaggggcaagaCAAAGAAGTGTGTGAAAAAAAATGCTGCAGCtgaacagaagagggaggggaaacgggggattgcgaGTCAgcgagaaaagttctcatggatataaaggaacaaacTGTTTGTTTTAGAGGTGCTTAATTTGAGTcagtctccctgcaccgctttgagatctcagataaacttggtttgcttctccaccctggcgtgtttattggcgcggcacaccggGCGAcagaccaccccccccccccgttgcttggcctcaggcagttatctgccggcaacaattCTTGGCGGCCAACGTGGGGCactgaggctaaaattagccttgcctggatcccttctggtggtagACGGATTGCGGCAACAACCGACGCCCAGCACGCGCCGGTGACTTCATCGGGGGCCTCTGCGGAGATGCGGTGTgagcgaccccagagggcacaacggtgcaacacgctcaagtagtggagaagcagttgtgtgCGACAGTGAGCAACcagtcccttggataaggtaggaacagtccagtagtGTGGACTTAGGCCTGAGGCTGGGGATGCCCAGTCGTTGTAATTCCCATTAGACGATAGAGCGTCATATAATGGGTCAAGGGCATGGTATGGGGCGCCAGGTAcagtgtacacccttagaatgcattctggtgaattggaaggtgtttggctcGGATCCAATGACTAAGCATAACTTTAAAAGGTTCTgtacagtagactggcctcaataccaACTAGAGGGCCAGGagaggtggccaccggaaggatcacttaattacaGGATGATCCTCCAATTAATCCTGTTTTGTCAGCGAACGGATAAATGGAACGAACATCTGTATGCGCAATTGTTTATGGCTTTATGGCATAGGACTGATATTTTGCAACAGTGTAATTTGACTCCGACAGGTTCGGTAGTCACTAACGTTAGTCCCCAGAGCCCTCCTACAGTTGTAATGACAGATTCGGTGTCCCCTTCAGTTTTAACACCCCCACCACATAAAGAGCAGGTGCCCCAGGCCCCAGAGATTGCTCCCTCAGTGGGATTCTATCCGTTGATTACCAAGACCAGGATAGCCCGCCAAGGAGCGGAAGGGCGTGCGGCCACTACTATGCAAGTTTACACCCATGTGCCTTTTAATCCAGTGGAGCTAGCAGCCTTTAAGACACAGGCTGGGGAATTCTCAACGAATCCAAGCCGGTTTATCTCTGTTTTTGAGGGATGTCTGGCTAGCCACAAGCCTGACTGGGATGATTGTCAGATCCTTATGAGGATCCTGTTATCTGAGGTGGAGCGGAATCAGGTTAAGGCAAGGGAAGAGGCACAGCGGAGATATGATGCGAATCCAGATACTGTCCCTGTTCCCGGGAACCAGGTTCCCCTGGCTGATCCCAGGTGGAATCCTAATGATGAGCAGCACCTCAACCGCCTCACCTCCTACAAGAAGCTGCTTTTGTATGGACTCCGACACTCAGCTGTCCGACACAACAATTGGGCAAAACCATATGAGATAGTGCAGGAGCCAAAGCAAAGTCCGGTTGCTTTCTGCAGCGCATCTGAGACGCTATTCGACAGAATACAAATGCAAACCCCGATGACCAGGCCACTGAGGCAGTTATAAAAGGTATCTTTACCAGTCGTGCAGCCCCTGATATTAAAAGGAAATTGCAGAAAAAGGAGGATTTAATGGGCATGACCATGGCATCCGAGACGCTATTCGACAGAATACAAATGCAAACCCCGATGACCAGGCCACTGAGGCAGTTATAAAAGGTATCTTTACCAGTCGTGCAGCCCCTGATATTAAAAGGAAATTGCAGAAAAAGGAGGATTTAATGGGCATGACCATGGCACAGGTTCTGGAAACTGCAAATAAGGTTTATAgcctgagagagggagaaaaggagaaaaagcaaGGGAAAATGTTGGTAGCGGCAGTGCAAACCggcagggaaaggccccaggaaggtggaaggggCCGGGGAGTAAGGGGCAGTGGGCGTGGATGCCCCGACCCGCAGGAGAAGCGCCTGGGTCACAACCAGTGTGCTATCTGCTGGCAGGAGGGACACTGGAAAAATGAATGCCCCCAAAGGCAGCGTACTCCTATGATGGCTGCGGAGGAGCAAGAATAGGGGTGTCAGGGGAGATGGACCATCCTGCCCCCGGAACCCTGAGTAAAAATGCGGGTGGGAAATTTGGAAATAAGACTTTTTAGTAGACTCTGGGGCAACACGCACCACTATATATCAACCCCTTCAACTGCCCGTGGCAGACTCTCTCACTGTGGTGGGTGCCACAGGAAAAGGAACCAAGTGTTCAGTGTATGCCCCAGCAGAATGTGCTTTGGGAAACAGAACTATATCTCACAAGCCGATTGCCCAACACCCCAGGTAGGACGGGACCTGCTTTGTCGCTTAGGTGCCACCCTGCATTTTACCCAAGATGAAATAACCCTCACCTTACCCCCCGAGAATGCATGGATAATGACTCTTGCAGTTGAGCCCTCAGCTATGCAAGCCCCAGAGTGGAGCCAGTGGGAGGACCAGATATACCCCCTAGTCTGGGCATCAGGGGTCCCGGGAAAAGCCACACACCAAACCCCTGTCAATGTGCAGCTTTTGCCAGGAAAAGGCCTGGTGCGAATCAAACACTATCCAATCAAGAGGGAAGCCAGAGAGGGGCTACAGGGAACTATAGACAGATTCCTAGAATATGGTGTACTTCTAGAATGCCAGTCAGCTTGGAACACTCCTATCTTGCCTGTGCAAAAACCTGATGGCATGTACCGGCTGGTGCAGGACCTCAGAGCAGTCAATGAACGGGTTAAAACTCTGCACCCCCTTGTCCCAAACCCATATACCTTGTTGGCCTCCGTGGGGGGACAGTATACCCATTTTTCAGTTCTGGATTTAAAAGATGCCTTCTTCACAATTCCAGTTGACACACCATCTCAGGAGATTTTCTCTTTCGAATGGGAGGACAAAAGGAGGGTTAAAAAGCAGCTTTGCTGGACAGTTTTGGCCCAGGGATTTAAAAACTCCCCCACCCTTTTCGGCCAGGCCCTGGCTAGGGACTTGGAGGAATGGGACAATGAGGACAAGGTCCTCCTTCTGCAATATGTAGATGACTTGTTAATTGCAGCTGTGGGTTTAACCCCTTGCCTTAAAGCCACTGTGAGCCTCCTGAACTTTGTTGGACTCCGAGGCTATCGGGTAGCATGGATTAAGGCTCAAATCGCCCTCCCAGAAGTACAGTACTTAGTGTTTCACATAAGGCAGGGAGAACGTCAGCTTTCAAATGAAAGGAAGGAAGCAATCTGTCAAGTTCCTATCCCAAACAATCGTAAACGGCTCAGGGCGTTTCTGGGCATGGCAGGCTTTTGCAGAATATGGATCCCTGAATTTGGACTGTGGGCCAAACCATTGTACGAATGCGTTAAGGGAGCGGATCACGACCCCTTTCACTGGTCCCCAGAAGCTGACAAGGCATTTAAGGTTCTGAAAAGAAAGTTAATGGAagctccagccctggctctgccggACCTCTCCAAGCCGTTTCAGCTGTATGTACATGAGAGGAAAGGGGTGGCTCTGGGAGTGCTTACTCAGTTATTAGGCACTTGAAAACGTCCCGTGGCTTATTTTTCCAAACAACTTGATCCAGTTGCCAAGGGGTGGACAGCGTCTTTACGGGCGGTTGCTGCAACTGCCCTAGTACTTGAGGAAGCTGAGAAGTTAACCCTGGGAGGGGTTGTGCAAGTGTTTGTTCCTCACATGGTTCAGGCCCTGCTGGATGCCAAGGGTGGTCTTTGGCTCACCCAGGCTCGGGTGGCTTGGTATCAGGCTAAGCTTTTAGAGAACCCTGAAGTCACCCTGCAGACCTGCCCCTCCCTTAACCCAGCCACCCTTGTGCCAGAGACAGAGGAGCTGGAACATGACTGTTTAGATGTAATAGATGCCCAATACTCCAGCAGTCCAGACTTAAAGGACCAACCATTTCCAAATGCGGAGTGTGAGTGGTACACTGATGGCAGTAGTACTGTTGTAGATGGACAAAGGAGGGCGGGCTATGTTGTTGTGACCCTCCACGATACCATGGAAGCCGAGGGTTTGCCTGCTGGAACATCTGCTCAGTTTGCTGAACTAGTAGCCCTGATCCGTGTGCTTGAACTGTCAAAAGGAAAACGGGTCAACATCTTTACTgactctaaatatgcttttggagtattACATGCTTATGCTGGTTTGTGGAAGCAAAGAGGACTGTTaacagccccaggctctccagttAAGCATAGGTCTCAGACCCTCTGGCTCCTAGAAGCCGTACAGCTCCCCTTAGAGGTAGCAGTGGTGCACTGTAAGGCCCATCAAAGGGAAAATCAAGATGTGGCCCGGGGTAATGCTAGGGCAGACAGGGAAGCCAAGCGTGCTGCTACCTTGCAGTCACCGGAGGCAGAGACTGCCCATATGCATGCCCTTATCCCATCGGTaggggagctcccagccccgcagtACTCTCCGGAAGAAAGAAACCTGGCTGACAGGCATGGTCTCCAAGAAAAGGAGGGATGGCTCTACTCCACAGAGGGAAGAATTTTATTACCTGAGAGCCTAAACCGACCAGTGTTACAGCAATTACATCAAACTACccatgcagggagggaggctctTACCCAGCTTGAGTAAATATTTTCTAACCTCTGGACTTAGACCCCTAGCATCCCAGGTACAAGCTGAATGTTTGGTTTGCCAAAAGAATAACCCATGACCAGGACTGTCAGTGAGGCCAGCCACTCTAGAACCCACCCCAGGTCCAGGActggtgtggcaaatagattttacTGAGTTCCCCTGGACTCAAGGGTACAAATACCTTCTCATCTTAGTGGATCGATTCAGCGGATGGCCTGAAGCCTTCCAATGTCGAAACAATACGGCCAAAACAGTGGCCTTAAAATTTGTCAAGGAGATTATTCTTCGATTTGGACTCCCCCAGTGGATGGAATCTGACAATGGAACCCACTTCACATCAAAAATTGTTCAAAACATATCGGATGTCTTACACATCCCTTGGAAGCTCCACACTCCATGGCGACCGCAGGCCAGTGGAGTAGTGGAATGCACGAATCAGACACTCAAGCGACGTCTCTCAAAGGTCTGCCAGGAGGCTTCTCTTCGGTGGCCTGATGCTTTGCCCCTTGTTTTACTCTGTGTCCGTGCTCTCCCCAAGGGCAGATTAGGGCTCAGTCCCTTTgagattatgtttggaagggcatggcctatgAATGGTACATCggttctggcaggggagtgggaaatGGGGTGTGGTTTCTTGTCTCAGTACATGCGCTCTTTGTCTGCTGTTCtctgttctctccacaggtacacCAAAGATTTCCAGCCTCTCCCGCTGGATGTCCCAATCCACTACTTGCAGCCCAGCGACTCCGTGCTTGTTCGTACCTGGAAGGACGAGCCTCTCCAAGAGAAGTGGAAAGGACCCCACACCGTCCTGCTGGATTCCCATACAGCAGCAAAGGTTGAGGGACACAAAAACTGGATTCATCACTCTCGTCTAAAAGTAGTGCCAGCTCCTGAACAGTGGACCGTTCAGCCTGCTGAGAAAACTTCCAGCAACGATTTGGGACTTAAGCTGTTATTCAAGCAACAATAAGAAGTGCTGGGAATGCCCTGTGATCCCTTTGGACAGCCACAGCGCACTCCCTGCGAACACGTTGTACATtggttgtgtttattttcagAGGGCTGCCTAACCTGTCGGCCTGGCTCCTTTGGTTTTTAATTTGCGTGTTGTTGTACTTCTTAATCTTTCTTATTTTGTGGGCATTTGAGGCCTTAACATTTTGAGGCCCTAAAGTAATCCGCCCAATATGGGTTCAGGTCCAGGGTCTGCTCTCCTGTTACTGTTTG
Encoded proteins:
- the LOC115648388 gene encoding uncharacterized protein LOC115648388; this encodes MVQALLDAKGGLWLTQARVAWYQAKLLENPEVTLQTCPSLNPATLVPETEELEHDCLDVIDAQYSSSPDLKDQPFPNAECEWYTDGSSTVVDGQRRAGYVVVTLHDTMEAEGLPAGTSAQFAELVALIRVLELSKGKRVNIFTDSKYAFGVLHAYAGLWKQRGLLTAPGSPVKHRSQTLWLLEAVQLPLEVAVVHCKAHQRENQDVARGNARADREAKRAATLQSPEAETAHMHALIPSVGELPAPQYSPEERNLADRHGLQEKEGWLYSTEGRILLPESLNRPVLQQLHQTTHAGREALTQLE